A window of the Nibribacter ruber genome harbors these coding sequences:
- a CDS encoding TonB-dependent receptor: MKTATLLLFVLLLLTSHQLLAQTLVKGQVKDPDGQPIIGANVMLKGAYDGASTDAAGSFSFKTKSTGTQALVISYLGYITLEKSVNLDQPLAHLALVLKPDYRQLQAVQISAGAFEASDEKRAALLNSRDIVTTAGAAADIMGAINALPGTQKVGEEGKLFVRGGDSYETKTFIDGLPVANPYNASVPDVPARGRFSPFLFSGMAFSSGGYSAEYGQALSSALLLQSQDLAEESQTGISLMSVGASLSRTKRWENTSLAVSGEYTNLQPYMSLVPQRQDWIKMPETKSGSVVFRQKTSATGMFKLYGTYASSDFSLIQDDINAPETPTQINLSNQNLFLNSTYEEVFQEKWTLQTGTTYTYTNLDITAGTTDVNTGTHTWNGKAVVIRDLGHAVTLRTGLETQLSNYDQTYQQDPETETRHGLVKEQNIAGFAEADVYLGSKLVARPGLRFEQSQFLSKHALSPRLALAYQAGKDGQVSFAYGHFYQTPEQDYLKYQQPLTFEKAVHYILNYQRTFGKRTLRVEGYHKQYQNLIRYNAPELQNATQITNGGHGYARGVEFFFRDQETIKKGDYWISYSFLDSKRLYKGYPELARPSFASTHNVNLVYKQMIDPIKTYVGTTFSYTSGRPFHNPNQEGFMQGRTRNYLDLSLNASYLTTVKGHSVILHGSCSNLLGFNNVFGYRYASTPGQDGQFAAQPILPSAKRFALVALLISIND; the protein is encoded by the coding sequence ATGAAAACCGCTACGCTCCTTCTCTTCGTCCTACTGCTCCTGACTAGCCATCAGCTACTAGCCCAAACGCTGGTGAAAGGCCAGGTGAAAGACCCAGATGGTCAGCCTATCATTGGCGCCAATGTCATGCTGAAGGGTGCGTATGACGGAGCTTCTACAGATGCGGCCGGTTCCTTCTCCTTTAAAACCAAAAGCACTGGAACGCAGGCACTTGTCATTAGCTACCTGGGCTATATCACCTTAGAAAAGTCTGTCAACCTGGACCAGCCATTGGCTCACTTGGCTTTGGTCTTGAAGCCAGACTACCGTCAATTGCAGGCGGTACAGATTTCGGCGGGGGCGTTTGAGGCCAGTGATGAGAAGCGCGCGGCCCTGCTTAACTCCAGAGACATTGTCACCACCGCCGGAGCCGCTGCTGACATCATGGGCGCCATCAATGCCCTGCCCGGCACCCAGAAAGTGGGCGAAGAAGGAAAGCTCTTCGTGCGCGGCGGCGACAGTTATGAAACCAAAACCTTTATTGATGGCCTGCCGGTGGCCAACCCTTACAACGCCAGCGTGCCAGACGTACCAGCCCGCGGCCGCTTCTCGCCGTTTCTGTTTAGTGGCATGGCGTTTAGTTCTGGTGGGTATTCTGCGGAGTACGGCCAGGCGCTTTCCTCTGCCCTGCTGTTGCAAAGCCAGGACTTAGCCGAGGAGTCGCAAACCGGTATCTCTTTGATGAGCGTGGGCGCCAGCCTTTCCCGCACCAAGCGCTGGGAGAATACGTCACTGGCCGTGTCTGGGGAGTACACCAACCTGCAACCGTACATGAGTCTGGTGCCTCAGCGCCAGGACTGGATCAAGATGCCCGAGACCAAATCCGGGAGCGTGGTATTCAGACAAAAGACGTCGGCTACGGGTATGTTTAAACTGTACGGCACCTATGCCAGCAGTGACTTCAGCCTTATTCAGGATGACATCAATGCGCCAGAAACGCCTACCCAGATTAACCTATCCAACCAAAATCTGTTTCTCAACAGCACCTATGAAGAAGTCTTTCAGGAGAAATGGACCTTGCAAACCGGCACTACCTACACTTATACTAACCTAGACATAACAGCTGGCACCACAGACGTGAACACCGGCACGCATACCTGGAATGGAAAGGCCGTTGTGATTAGAGACTTGGGGCACGCAGTGACCTTGCGCACCGGCCTGGAGACACAATTGAGTAATTATGACCAGACCTATCAACAGGACCCAGAAACGGAAACACGTCACGGCTTGGTGAAGGAGCAGAACATAGCGGGCTTCGCGGAGGCAGATGTGTACTTAGGGAGTAAACTAGTGGCCAGACCGGGCTTGCGCTTTGAACAGTCTCAGTTTCTGAGCAAACATGCCTTGTCGCCTAGGCTGGCACTGGCGTACCAAGCTGGAAAAGACGGACAGGTTTCCTTCGCTTATGGTCACTTTTACCAGACCCCAGAGCAGGACTACCTCAAGTACCAACAGCCGCTCACCTTTGAGAAGGCCGTGCATTACATCTTAAACTATCAGCGCACTTTTGGCAAACGCACGCTTAGGGTAGAAGGCTACCACAAGCAGTACCAGAACCTCATCAGGTACAACGCCCCTGAGTTGCAGAACGCCACGCAGATTACTAACGGCGGCCATGGTTATGCAAGAGGCGTGGAGTTTTTCTTTAGAGACCAGGAAACCATCAAGAAAGGCGATTACTGGATTTCTTACTCGTTCCTGGACAGCAAGCGCCTGTACAAAGGCTATCCAGAGTTGGCGCGCCCGTCCTTCGCCTCTACCCACAACGTGAATCTGGTATACAAACAGATGATTGACCCCATCAAAACCTACGTGGGCACCACTTTCAGCTACACCAGCGGACGACCATTCCACAATCCCAACCAGGAAGGTTTCATGCAGGGACGCACCAGAAACTACCTGGATCTGAGCCTGAACGCCAGCTACCTCACCACGGTCAAAGGCCACAGCGTGATTCTGCACGGCAGCTGCAGCAACCTGTTAGGTTTCAACAATGTGTTCGGGTACCGCTACGCCTCCACGCCCGGGCAAGACGGTCAGTTTGCCGCCCAACCCATTCTGCCTAGCGCCAAACGCTTCGCGCTGGTGGCCCTGCTCATCTCCATTAATGATTGA
- a CDS encoding lipocalin family protein — protein sequence MKKILFFLLTLFVFTACDSKDDDPAAANIVGIWNIDKYQEIEPDGTVNDTDLDVGYIEFESNGDFTFNFEGFPDEGKYVYDEANKKFNLTYNDDPGRVRTYNVVTFTAKDLVIEKKEMSTYPGEEGVWTDRYELKKR from the coding sequence ATGAAAAAAATCTTGTTCTTCTTATTGACTCTTTTTGTCTTCACTGCCTGCGATTCTAAAGATGATGATCCAGCGGCAGCCAACATTGTAGGTATTTGGAATATTGATAAGTACCAGGAGATTGAGCCAGACGGAACCGTTAATGACACAGACTTAGATGTAGGTTATATTGAGTTTGAAAGCAACGGGGACTTCACTTTCAATTTTGAAGGTTTCCCTGATGAAGGAAAATATGTGTATGATGAGGCCAACAAAAAATTCAACCTGACTTACAATGACGATCCAGGCCGGGTGCGCACGTACAACGTAGTCACGTTCACGGCCAAAGACTTGGTCATAGAGAAAAAAGAAATGTCTACCTATCCTGGTGAAGAAGGTGTCTGGACCGACAGATACGAACTAAAAAAGCGATAA
- the asnS gene encoding asparagine--tRNA ligase, translating into MKRTKVKALLQSAERGHEVLLKGWVRTKRGNKYVTFIAVNDGSTIHNIQVVADMNLFTDESLRDVTTGASVSVLGTLVESQGKGQSVEIQARTIEVIGLADPETYPLQKKGHSLEFLREIAHLRPRTNTFGAVLRIRHAMAFAIHRYFNHNGFFYVHTPVITASDAEGAGEMFRVTTLDPINPPRTEDGQVDFSQDFFGKSTNLTVSGQLEGEVCAMALSEIYTFGPTFRAENSNTSRHLAEFWMVEPEMAFYDLEDNMDLAEDFLRYLVRYALDHCLDDLQFLNDMYDKELLARLNFVVEHDFQRLTYSEAVAILRDAKQKFEYKVDWGTDLQSEHERYLVEKHFKKPVILTNYPKEVKSFYMKLNDDNKTVRAMDVLFPGIGEIIGGSQREENYDKLVARMQELNIPEKEMWWYLDTRRFGSVPHSGFGLGFERLLLFVTGMGNIRDVIPFPRFPKSAEF; encoded by the coding sequence ATGAAAAGAACAAAAGTAAAAGCATTGCTCCAATCTGCGGAGAGAGGCCACGAAGTTTTATTGAAAGGTTGGGTGCGCACTAAGCGCGGAAACAAGTATGTGACGTTTATTGCCGTCAATGACGGTTCTACCATTCATAATATACAGGTGGTGGCAGACATGAATCTGTTTACAGATGAATCTCTGCGCGATGTGACCACCGGCGCCAGCGTTTCTGTTTTAGGTACTTTGGTAGAAAGCCAGGGCAAAGGCCAGTCTGTAGAGATTCAGGCTCGCACCATTGAGGTGATTGGCTTGGCAGACCCAGAGACCTATCCGTTGCAGAAGAAAGGCCACTCCTTGGAGTTCCTCCGGGAGATTGCTCATTTGCGCCCGCGCACCAACACCTTTGGCGCAGTATTGCGCATTCGGCACGCCATGGCCTTTGCCATTCACCGTTACTTTAACCACAACGGTTTCTTCTATGTGCACACCCCGGTCATCACGGCTTCAGACGCCGAGGGCGCCGGTGAGATGTTCAGAGTAACCACCCTAGACCCAATCAACCCACCACGCACCGAGGACGGACAAGTAGATTTCTCTCAAGACTTTTTTGGTAAGTCAACCAACCTGACCGTTTCTGGCCAGTTGGAGGGCGAGGTTTGTGCTATGGCGCTTTCTGAGATTTACACGTTTGGCCCAACGTTTAGAGCCGAGAACTCCAATACCAGCCGTCACTTAGCTGAGTTCTGGATGGTGGAGCCAGAGATGGCTTTCTATGACCTGGAAGATAACATGGACCTGGCCGAGGACTTCTTGCGCTACCTGGTGCGCTATGCCCTAGACCATTGCCTGGACGACCTGCAGTTCCTGAACGACATGTATGACAAGGAACTCTTGGCCCGCCTAAACTTTGTGGTGGAGCATGACTTTCAGCGCCTGACCTATTCTGAAGCCGTAGCCATTCTGCGCGATGCCAAGCAGAAGTTTGAGTACAAGGTTGACTGGGGCACCGACTTGCAGAGCGAGCATGAGCGTTATCTGGTAGAGAAGCACTTCAAGAAACCGGTGATTTTGACCAACTACCCTAAAGAGGTGAAGTCTTTCTACATGAAGCTCAACGATGACAACAAGACCGTGCGCGCCATGGACGTGTTGTTCCCGGGCATTGGCGAAATCATTGGCGGTTCTCAGCGCGAGGAAAACTATGACAAACTGGTAGCCCGCATGCAGGAGCTCAACATCCCAGAGAAAGAAATGTGGTGGTACCTGGACACTCGCCGTTTTGGTTCTGTGCCGCACAGCGGTTTTGGCCTTGGTTTCGAGCGTCTGTTACTGTTTGTGACCGGCATGGGCAACATCAGAGACGTGATTCCTTTCCCACGCTTCCCTAAGAGCGCTGAGTTTTAA
- the rpoN gene encoding RNA polymerase factor sigma-54, with protein sequence MQRLDLKQLLSQKLSPQQIQFIKLLQVPTAELEARIKEELEINPALEEGDVADDAPAEEDTSSDADEDFDNTEEDYAEEEMRRDDDDGDLNLEEYMSDDDIAGYKMQGDGPGEEEDREMPIAFTGSLTDSLMDQLGFLNLNEKQHAIGVQLIGSIDEEGYIRRDLQAISNDLAFSQNIEASPEEIEDVLRRIQAFDPPGIAARDLQECLLLQLERRDPDEITEVAEQIIHDTFDEFTKKHYPRIQQKLELEDYELKSAIDLILKLNPKPGGSGGATRVQYVIPDFIITNEEGQLQLSLNARNAPDLRISRSYADMFDAYDKSSKTDKKLKETVTFVKQKLDSAKWFIDAIKQRQNTLLRTMESIMKRQYEYFLDGDESKLRPMILKDIAEDIGMDISTVSRVANSKSVQTEFGIIPLKFFFSEGIATDAGEEASSREVKAILKDIIEKENKRKPLSDDKIEKMLNEKGYNIARRTVAKYREQLNIPVARLRKEL encoded by the coding sequence ATGCAGAGACTTGACTTAAAACAGCTTTTATCCCAGAAATTATCACCCCAGCAGATACAGTTCATAAAACTGTTGCAGGTGCCTACCGCCGAGTTGGAGGCCCGCATCAAAGAAGAACTGGAAATCAACCCTGCGCTGGAAGAAGGTGACGTAGCCGATGATGCCCCCGCCGAGGAGGACACCTCATCAGACGCGGACGAGGATTTCGACAATACCGAAGAAGATTACGCCGAGGAGGAGATGCGCCGTGACGATGACGACGGCGACCTCAACCTGGAAGAATATATGTCTGACGATGACATTGCCGGCTATAAAATGCAAGGCGATGGACCCGGCGAAGAGGAAGACCGTGAAATGCCCATTGCGTTCACCGGCTCTTTGACAGATTCCCTCATGGACCAGCTGGGTTTTCTCAACCTCAATGAGAAGCAACATGCCATTGGCGTGCAATTGATTGGAAGCATTGACGAGGAAGGCTACATACGCCGCGACTTGCAGGCCATCTCCAATGACCTGGCTTTCTCGCAGAACATAGAAGCTAGTCCCGAAGAAATTGAAGACGTCCTACGCCGCATCCAGGCCTTTGACCCGCCCGGCATTGCCGCCCGCGATTTGCAGGAATGCTTACTCTTGCAACTAGAGCGCCGTGACCCAGACGAAATCACCGAGGTGGCGGAGCAAATCATCCATGACACCTTTGACGAGTTCACCAAGAAGCACTACCCGCGTATTCAGCAAAAGCTGGAGCTGGAGGACTATGAGTTGAAGTCGGCGATAGACTTAATTCTAAAACTCAATCCCAAGCCCGGCGGAAGCGGTGGTGCCACGCGCGTGCAGTACGTGATTCCAGACTTCATCATCACCAATGAAGAAGGCCAGTTGCAGTTGTCTCTGAACGCCCGCAATGCCCCAGATTTGCGTATCTCCCGCTCTTATGCAGACATGTTTGACGCCTATGACAAAAGCTCCAAGACAGACAAAAAGCTGAAGGAGACGGTCACGTTTGTGAAGCAGAAGCTGGACTCTGCTAAGTGGTTTATTGACGCCATTAAACAGCGCCAGAATACCCTTTTGCGCACCATGGAATCCATCATGAAGCGCCAGTATGAGTATTTCCTGGACGGCGATGAAAGCAAACTGCGTCCCATGATTCTGAAAGACATCGCTGAGGACATTGGCATGGACATTTCTACCGTCAGCCGGGTAGCCAACAGTAAGAGCGTGCAAACGGAGTTCGGGATTATTCCATTGAAGTTCTTCTTCTCTGAAGGCATTGCCACCGATGCCGGCGAGGAAGCCAGTAGCCGTGAGGTGAAAGCCATTCTCAAGGACATTATTGAGAAAGAGAACAAGCGCAAGCCGCTCTCTGATGACAAGATTGAAAAGATGCTCAATGAGAAAGGCTACAACATTGCCCGCCGCACCGTGGCCAAATACCGTGAGCAACTCAACATACCAGTAGCCCGCCTTCGCAAGGAGTTGTAA
- a CDS encoding phosphatase PAP2 family protein: protein MNSRLAMVLSVVFHPLLLPSYLFALILFYLPVGALTFPMEGRRLVWIMVFITTFVIPGLGAYAMRRSGQISSLTLESRADRRWPLLFAAACYTVTTVLFYRQSYFDDLFFYVMAIITASVYMTLVINQFWKISAHAIGVGGALGILVLLYDWLPEPYLFYPAVASIVIAGAVLSARLALGAHNAKQVYTGFILGFLLGVILWGLPF, encoded by the coding sequence GTGAATTCCCGCCTAGCGATGGTTTTGTCAGTGGTGTTTCATCCGCTGCTGCTGCCTTCGTACTTGTTCGCCCTCATTCTGTTTTACTTACCCGTAGGAGCCCTGACGTTCCCTATGGAAGGGCGGCGCCTGGTCTGGATTATGGTATTTATCACCACCTTCGTGATTCCGGGGTTGGGAGCGTATGCCATGCGTAGGTCTGGGCAGATTTCATCGCTGACCCTGGAAAGCCGGGCAGACCGGCGCTGGCCGTTGCTGTTTGCCGCCGCCTGTTACACCGTCACCACCGTGCTGTTTTACCGCCAGAGCTACTTTGACGACCTTTTCTTTTACGTGATGGCCATTATCACCGCTTCGGTGTATATGACGCTGGTCATCAATCAGTTCTGGAAAATCAGCGCGCACGCCATAGGGGTAGGAGGGGCCTTGGGTATTTTGGTGCTGCTCTATGACTGGCTCCCCGAACCTTATTTGTTTTATCCTGCGGTAGCCAGTATTGTCATTGCCGGGGCCGTCCTCTCCGCACGTCTGGCCTTGGGCGCCCACAACGCCAAACAAGTCTACACGGGCTTTATCCTAGGCTTTCTGCTAGGCGTCATTCTCTGGGGATTGCCGTTTTAA
- a CDS encoding M28 family metallopeptidase, translating to MNKTYTLLLGAAFLAFPALAQQKAEPLDAAIVEKIKQEGLQKSQVMDIAFYLTDVNGPRLSGSTGLAKANQWTKEKLASWGLKNATIEPWGTFGKGWEVEKSYLALTKPYYQPMIGSPKAWTPSTNGPVKGQVVLVKATKEEDLAQYAGKLKGKIVMAEVTNPIKTTFAADGSRYTDEALHKMAEPVAPTEGRAPMSDERMAQMRARRAFVTKMNEMIQSEGAAAILSSRGGSHGTFFTTNGAPYAMDAKPALPEFEIAQEDLARMSRLLSAGIPVEIELESKTRFLTEDPQGYNVIAEIPGTDKKLKNEVVMLGGHIDSWHAATGATDNAAGVAVMMEAVRIIKALNLQPKRTIRIALWGGEEQGLHGSRGYAQKHIGDAKTKQVLPEQEKISAYYNLDNGTGKIRGIYTQGNEAVAPLFSEWLKPFNAMGATTVTNRNTGGTDHLSFDALGVPGFQFIQDEIEYNTRTHHTNMDTYDRLQPEDLKQASVIVANFVYQTANRTEKLPRKPMPKPQS from the coding sequence ATGAACAAAACCTATACCCTTTTGCTGGGGGCCGCTTTCTTGGCGTTTCCGGCATTGGCCCAACAAAAAGCCGAGCCCCTGGACGCGGCCATCGTTGAAAAAATCAAGCAGGAAGGTCTGCAAAAGTCACAAGTGATGGACATTGCGTTCTACCTCACAGACGTGAACGGACCACGCCTATCGGGCTCTACCGGTCTGGCCAAAGCCAACCAATGGACCAAAGAAAAACTGGCCTCCTGGGGCCTGAAGAACGCGACCATTGAACCGTGGGGAACGTTTGGCAAAGGCTGGGAAGTAGAGAAGTCGTATCTGGCCCTGACCAAACCGTACTACCAGCCCATGATCGGCTCGCCTAAGGCTTGGACGCCTAGCACCAACGGCCCGGTAAAAGGACAAGTGGTGTTGGTGAAAGCCACCAAAGAAGAAGACCTGGCCCAATATGCCGGCAAGCTCAAAGGCAAAATTGTGATGGCCGAAGTCACCAATCCTATCAAAACCACTTTTGCCGCAGACGGAAGCCGCTACACAGACGAGGCCTTGCACAAGATGGCCGAACCCGTTGCTCCTACTGAAGGACGCGCCCCTATGAGCGATGAGCGTATGGCCCAGATGCGCGCGCGCCGCGCCTTTGTGACCAAGATGAATGAGATGATTCAATCAGAAGGTGCCGCTGCTATTTTGAGCTCACGCGGTGGTTCACACGGCACGTTCTTCACAACTAATGGTGCACCATACGCTATGGACGCCAAGCCTGCTTTGCCAGAGTTTGAGATTGCCCAGGAAGATCTGGCCCGCATGAGCCGTCTGTTGAGCGCAGGCATTCCGGTGGAGATTGAACTGGAAAGCAAAACCCGTTTCTTAACCGAAGACCCACAAGGCTACAACGTCATTGCTGAGATCCCAGGCACGGACAAAAAGCTAAAAAATGAAGTGGTAATGCTGGGTGGCCACATTGACTCCTGGCACGCCGCCACCGGCGCTACAGACAACGCCGCAGGTGTAGCTGTGATGATGGAAGCCGTACGCATTATCAAAGCCTTGAACCTTCAGCCCAAGCGCACCATCCGCATCGCGCTTTGGGGTGGCGAAGAGCAAGGCCTGCACGGTTCGCGAGGGTATGCCCAGAAACACATTGGAGATGCCAAAACCAAGCAGGTATTGCCAGAGCAAGAGAAAATCTCGGCGTACTACAACTTAGACAACGGTACCGGTAAAATCAGAGGTATTTATACCCAAGGCAATGAGGCTGTGGCTCCATTGTTCTCTGAGTGGCTGAAGCCGTTCAACGCCATGGGCGCTACTACCGTGACCAACCGCAACACCGGCGGCACCGACCACCTGTCTTTTGACGCGCTGGGCGTACCGGGTTTCCAGTTCATCCAAGATGAGATTGAGTACAACACCCGTACCCACCACACCAACATGGACACTTATGACAGATTGCAGCCTGAGGATCTGAAGCAAGCCTCGGTGATTGTCGCCAACTTTGTGTACCAGACCGCCAACCGCACCGAGAAACTGCCGCGCAAACCCATGCCGAAGCCGCAGTCATAA